One window of the Ananas comosus cultivar F153 linkage group 21, ASM154086v1, whole genome shotgun sequence genome contains the following:
- the LOC109726702 gene encoding dirigent protein 2-like, with the protein MGSFVPTISFCFLFSVLLFVATCSASYYVRDADDDGTAHLHFYMHDDYTSPHPTAMRVITAPSMNSESSSPRRFRDIVVLNNVLTEDPSPDSQAIGKAQGFAVRVAEDGIVSDLSLHLAFEDGPLKGSSLAVHGRIAMDQPVRESVVVGGTRHFRFAKGYLLSKNYDYNLKDGGIVKMDVYVSHQH; encoded by the exons ATGGGTTCTTTTGTTCCTACTATCTCTTTTTGCTTCCTTTTCTCTGTCCTGCTCTTCGTAGCTACCTGTTCGGCTTCATACTACGTTCGTGATGCCGACGACGACGGCACCGCCCACCTGCACTTCTACATGCACGACGACTACACCAGCCCGCACCCGACCGCCATGCGGGTCATAACCGCTCCGTCGATGAACAGTGAATCCTCCTCCCCCCGCCGCTTTCGTGATATCGTCGTGCTCAACAACGTGCTTACTGAAGACCCAAGCCCGGACTCGCAAGCCATCGGGAAGGCTCAG GGTTTTGCTGTTCGGGTGGCGGAGGACGGGATTGTGTCGGACCTGAGCTTACACCTAGCATTCGAGGACGGGCCATTAAAAGGAAGCTCGCTCGCCGTGCACGGCCGGATTGCCATGGACCAACCGGTGCGGGAGTCGGTGGTGGTCGGCGGGACTCGGCATTTTCGATTCGCGAAGGGGTACCTCTTGTCGAAAAATTACGATTACAACCTTAAAGATGGTGGAATTGTGAAGATGGATGTGTATGTTTCTCACCAACATTGA